GCATGCTGGTCGACGGCGGCGTCTACCGCGGCACGCGCATCATCGAACAGTCCTCCATCGATGCCATGACGACCGACCTCACCGCCGGACTGCCCATCCGATGCACGCCCGACCCCGGCGGCTTCCGCAACTACGGCCTGGGCGTCTGGGTGCAGACGCGGGCCGACGCCTCCCGGAGGATCGAGAGCCCGGGCGCCTTCGCGTATACGCCCTGGCTCGAACTCGATCAATCCGGCACACCCCTGCTCGGCGGCGTCTTCATGATCGAAGACGCATTCTCCTCGCTGAGCGATCCCATCGACGAGTTGCAGGACGCAGCCCTCGACGCCAGGCTCGCATGCACGCCGTGCCCGGCAGACCTGGACAACGACGGCACGCTCACGCTCTTCGACTTCCTGGCATTCCAATCGGCTTGGGCCGCGGGCGAGCCGGCCGGAGACTTCGATCGCAGCGGCATGCTCGACCTGTTCGATTTCCTCGCGTTCTCGAACGCCTTCGACGACGGCTGCCCCTAGCCGTTGTTCGACGACCGCCGACGCGTGCGCGGGCCATGGCCGCCAGCCGCGAGCTGCGCGGCGGTAAAGCTCCGCCCCGTGGTGCGCTTGTCCCATGTGTGCGCGGGTCCCTTGAATGACTCGTAGCTCATCCACAGGTCGAGCCAGTAGCTGCGAAACGCGTTGCCGTCCAGGCCCACGCCAAATCGCTCATAGTGCTCGTTCACGAGCCTCAGGACGCGGCGATCATCACCCTCGAACCCGAGCACGTTGCGGCCGTGGCGAACGCTCTCGGTATCCAGCGGCAGGAACCCGTAGCGGCCCAGCAACTGCATGATGTTGTGGGCCGCGTAAGGACCGACGCCCGGAAGATCAAGCAGGAAGCGCCGCACCTCATCATCGGGCGTGTTGGGATCTTCCAGCCACGCCTGCGGCACCTCGCCCCGGTTGAAGAGCCGGGCAAGGTCGACGATGCGCTGGTCGCGGTAGCCCACCCCGCACCTCGAACGAAGCCAGGAAGGCGACTTGCGCGCCAACTGATCGGCCGTGGGGAATGCATGCACGCCGCTGGGCGCGGCCTTGCCCACCCGAGCGCACAGGGCGGCGTTCATGTCGATGGTGCCCGTCCACCGCACGTTGCAACTGGTCACCGTCTTGATCACGTCTTCGAACAGCGAGCCCGAACGCATCAGCCGACCCCGGCCGCTGAAGCGCCAGCGATCGTCGATGGCGTGAAACGCGGCGATGTCGTCGGCCGACTCGTCCAGCCGCAGCATCCGCGTGATCATTGCACGGGCCTGGGCACACTCGCTCCGCGAAAGGGAACGGTCGGCCGTGGCGGTCAGCGGCATGCCCACGCGCTGTTGCCGAAGCACGAACCTTGCGGGCCCATGCTCGAGCATGTACGCCGCCGAGTAAGTCGAACTCGCAGGGACCCACTCGTACGGATCGAGCAGAAAGTAGCCGTACGAGCACGCGTCGCGCGGTAGATCGAAGTCGGCAGGCACCGCCAGGCGGAGCCGGGTCACGCGCGATGATGGCTGCGAGACCGGCACCGGCTAGACCGCCAGCAATCGATCGAACGGCACCGCGAAGGATGCAATATTCACGCACAGACGGTCGGCGGCGCGCGAGAACATCGGGTAGTGCTCGTCGAGCCGAGACTCGAGCTCGTCCAGCGTCATGGGCAAATCGCCCTTGATCTTCTTGAGCACCGACACGTGCCGCGTGATGCCAGGGCGGTCGAACTCGAAGTGGTACTGGAATCCGTACGTACGGATGCCGGCCTTGAAGCACTCCACGGGCGTGGTGCCGCTCTTGGCGAGCACCGTGGCGCCGGGGGGCGCCTGGGCCACGTGGTGCTCGTGGCTCTGGAACATCGCCACCTTCCAGGGCACGCCGGCCAGCATCGTCTCGGTCTGCCCGGCCACGGTCAGTTCCACGGGCTCGAAGCCAAGGGACATCTGCGGCAGCTTCTCGACCTCGCCTCCCAGCGCTCGCGCGATGAGTTGGTGGCCCATGCACAGCCCGATGACGGGCATCTGCGCCTCGTGGGCGGTCCGGATCAGGTCCAGCGTGCGCAGGATCCACGGCTCGTCGCTCAATGGCGAGCCCGGGCTTCCCAGCACGATGAGGCCCTGGGCGTTGTCCATATCGCCGGGCACCGCGGCCTCGCCATCGCGGTCGATGCGGCGGTAATCGAGCTTGAAGCCGTGGTCGCGCAGGGTGACCCCCAGGCGACCGGGGCCGAGGTGCTGTCCATCCTGAAGAACGATGATCGTGGCCATGGGAGCCGATGTTAGCGTGTGGGGGCCGTGTCCGCCCGGATCCATCCCCGGGCTCTAACCTGTGATGGGCCCAGCCCCAAGGCTCGACGCCCGACCCCGGCCCAGGAGAACGACGTGAAGAAGACAAGCCCCCGACTTATCCGGACGCTGCAAGCCACCTGCCTGGCGGTCACCCTGGCCGCCGGAGCGAGCACCGCCGCGGCCCAGAATGGCGCCCCCGCCACCACGGCCGACGCCCAGGAGCAGGTCGCCCCGGCCGACATCCGCCAATCCACCGTGAAGATCTTCACCACCAGCCGCGGCCCCGATCTGACCCGCCCCTGGACACGCCAGCAGCCCACCGACTCCACCGGCTCGGGCCTGGTCATCGAGGGCGGTCGCATCCTCACCAACGCCCACGTGGTCGAGTACGGCCAGCAGATCTTCGTGCAGCCCTACCTGACGAGCCAGCGACTGGCCGCCCGCGTCGTGGCGCGGAACACCGGCATCGACCTGGCCCTGCTCGAACTCGAAGACCAGGACGCGATCGATGGCGTGCCCGAGGCGGTGCTCTCGGCCGACCTGCCCGATATCGGCGACAAGGCCAATGCACTCGGCTATCCGCTGGGCGGCGAAGAGCTCTCCATCACCGAAGGCATCGTGTCGCGCATCGAGTTCGTGGGCTACCAGGCCGGCACACTCGGCCTGCGCATCCAAGTCGATGCCGCGCTCAACCCTGGCAATTCGGGCGGGCCCGTCACCGTCGACGGCAAGGTCATCGGCCTGACGTTCAGCGGCATCTCGCAGGCCGACAACATCGGCTACATCATTCCCAACGAGGAAATCCGCCTGTTCCTGGACGACATCGAGGACGGCGAGATCGACGGCCGCCCGTTCCTGCGCGAGACCTTCGACGGCACCCGCAACCCGGGCGTGCGGGCCAAGCTGGGCCTGTCGCCACAGCTCGAGGGCATGGTCGTCGCCGGTGCCGTCGAGGGCAACCCGCTCCAGTCGTGGGACGTGGTGACGAGCATCGCCGGCCGCAGCATCGACAGCCAGGGGCTGGTCAGCGTGACCGACGACCTGCGTCTTTACTTCGAGTACTTCGTGCACCACGGCCTCAACGACGACGACACCGTGACGCTGGGCGTACTCCGCGATGGCGAGCAGATCGAGGTCCGCTCGCCCGTCGTGCGCGGCGATGACGACTTCTACGAACCGCTGGACAACACCTATCCCAGCTACATGGTTTTCGGTCCGCTCGTGTTCACGCCGGTCTACCAGGCGCACGTCTACGGGCTTGATCTCGATCGCATGGCCGCCCGTCGCAGCCCGATCGTGAAGCGCGCCTTCACGGGCAAGGACCCCGACGCCGAGATCCAGGAATTCGTCATCCTCGCCGGCGGCCTGCTCAACCATCGCGTCAACGTGGCCTACGAAGTGCCACCCTTCTCGACGCTCAAGAGCATCAACGGCACGGCCATCACGAGCCTGGCCCACTGCGTCAAGACGCTCAAGGAACTGGCCAGTTCCTCGGAAGAGTTCATCATCTTCGAGTTCCATGACCGGGGAGCCGACCGCCTCGTCTACAAGCGCACGGACATCCTCGCGTCCATTGAAGACGTGCTTAACGAGAACGGCATCCGCCGACCGATCTCGAGCGATTTGGAAGATCTCTGGCCCGATCTGGGCGAATAACCAGCCTCACGCATACAACGCGACGGTGGCGTCGTGCGGGCCCAGGTAGTCCTGGCGGAACAGCATCCGCCCGCTGGCCCGCTGCGCCCACTTGAAGACGTGGAAGCTGCTGAAGCGGTTGGCCGGCCCGGTCGACTCTCGCCGCTTTCGCCCCGCAGAACTCAGGAAGTTGAACGCCAGCACCGCGCCCTCGCGCCGATGCAGGGCGTCCCACGCGCGGTCGAGCACCAGCAGGGCCGTGCGCTCGTCGAGCGTGTTGAGCGAGCCGCTGAAGACGACCTGGCTCACGCCGTGTTCGCGAACGAGTCGCTCGAACAGCCCCGCATCGCGCACGAAATCGGCGATCTCCCACGCGCTGCCCGGGAAGCGGGCCCGGGCTGGTTCGACCAGTTCGCTGATGCCCTCGACGCCGACGTAGGTCCTGGGCGTCTGATTGGCCGCTTGCAGGAACTCGAGCAGATCACCCCGCCCGGCGCCCATGTCGGCAAGCACAGCGCCCTTGGGCCGGCAGACCTCGGCCAACACCTTGAACCGCGTGACCTGATACTCCTGGCTGCGCCAGAGCAACGCCTCGAAGCCCGGGCCGTGAGCGCGCACCGCTTCGCGGTACGGCTCGAGATACCGCGGGTCGGGCTGGTCTGTGTTGGATGGCATGGGGTGCGGTTGGGTCAGCCGAAGCGGACCATGCGGGCAAACTGCTCGAATCGCTCGTCCAGTTCGCTGGTCTTCAGGCTCGCCAGGCGATCGAGGCTGAACGACTCGATGTTAAAACTCGCCACGATCGTCCCGTGCGCCACGGCACGGTGGATGGCCTCGAACGAGGTCGGGTCGGTGCCCGCATCGCCTTCGCGCGAGAGTGAGCCCATCATGCCGCCTGCAAAGCTGTCGCCGGCGCCCGTGGGGTCAACCACCTCTTCGGTCGGGTAGGCCGGCAGGGCGGCGATGCCGTCCCGATGCACGATGATGCAGCCGTGCTCGCCCTTCTTCACCACGACGAACTTGGGCCCCATCTCGATGATCTGCCGGGCCGCGGCCACGGTGTTGCGCTTGCCGGTAAACTGCTCGGCCTCTTCGAAGTTCAGCACCAGCCCGTCGATCTTCTCGCACAACTGGCTCAGCTCGGTCTTGGCGGTATCGATCCACAGGTCCATCGTGTCGGCGACGGCCAGCTTGCGATCATTCAACTGCTCGAGCAGGCCGAGCTGCACCGACGGGTGCGTGTTGGCCAGGAACACGTACTTGCTGTCGCGGAACGAGTCCGGCACGGCCGGCGGCTCTTCGGCCAGCACGCCCAGATCGGTGTACAGCGTCTCGCGCTGGTCCATGTTCTCCAGGTACTTGCCGCCCCAGCGGAAGGTCTTGGAGCCCTTGCGAACCTCCAGCCCGCTGTGATCGACGCCCTGGAAGTGCTCCATCGTCTTGCGGAGTTCGTCGGGGAAGTCTTCGCCCACCGCCGCCACGACCCGGACGGGCTGGCAATAGAAGGAGGCGGCCGCCGCAAAATACGTACACGAACCGCCCAGCACGTTCTCCCGATGGCCGTGATCAGGGGTGTAGACGGTGTCGATTCCAACGGTTCCGGTGACAATCAGAGGCATGGGATCAGCATAGGGCCAGCCCTTGGGGAAACAACCCCCCTCGCATGGAGCGTGGGAAACTCCGACGCGCACGTCCAGCCCGCTACGCTCGCCCTCCATGGCCAACCCCACCTCGCCCGCAACCCCGAACGCCAATCCCGCCGCCGGCGTGGGCTTCGGGCTGCTGGCCTACATCTGGTGGGGCAGCGTAGTGCCGATCTACATCAACACGCTCACCCGCGGCGACTGGGCGACGCCCGCGATCGAACTGATCGCACAACGCGTGCTCTTCGGCATACCGGTGTTGATCGCGCTGCTGGCGGTCATGGGCCGGCTGGGCGAACTCAAGGCTGCTCTCACCGAGCCCAAACGCCTGCGCGTCCTTGTCATGAGCGCGGGGCTAATTGCTTGCAACTGGTTCGCGTTCATCTACGCCGTCTCGACCAAGCGGCTCATCGACGCCAGCCTTGGGTACTACATCACCCCCCTGGTCTCCATTGCCCTGGGCATCCTGCTGCTGGGCGAACGCCCGCGCAAGCCACAGATCATCGCAATCGCCCTCGCGCTCGTGGCCGTGGTCATCCTCACGATCGATCGCGGCGGACTGCCCTGGATCGCCGTCACGCTGGCATTGAGCTTCGGCTTCTATGGCCTGGTCCGCAAGCGTGCCCAGACCAAGCCCGCGCCCGGCCTGTGCGTCGAGATGATCATCATGCTGCCCGCGGCAATCGGCCTCTACGCCTGGCTGTTCCGCTCGGGCGACGCCCAGATTACCCAAGGACCACCCATGCGCACGCTGCTCATGGCTCTGGGTGGCGTCATGGTCACGGTGCCACTGGTCGCCTTTGCCGCCGCCGCACATCGCCTGCGCCTGGCCACGCTTGGCATGCTGCAATACCTGGCCCCAACGGGACAATTCGTTCTGGCCATCATCTTCGGGCAGCAACTCGACGCCATCACGCTCGCCGCCTTCGGGCTGATCTGGACGGCATTGGCCCTATACAGCGCCGACGCGTGGCGAGCAGGCCGCAAGACTCGCCGAAGAACCAGTGCGTGACTACCGAGACCCGCTCTGCGAACTCGGGCGCACAAAGCTCTGGTAGGCCGCATCCATCGCACGCCGATAGATCCAGGCCTTCTCGAAGACCCGTGGCTCACGCCGGGCTTCTGCCAGGCTCTGCTCAAGCCGCTCGACGATCCGTGGCTCGAGTTCGTCTCGACCGAGCAACAGCATCGACTCGATCGTCACCTCGTAGATCGCAGCGCACGCCGCATGCTGGCCGGCATTAAACAGCGGCACGCCCTGCTCGACGGCCAGTTCATACAACCGCGCTGCACCAGCACGAAACGTGCCGGGCGTGGTTCGATCATCGCCCGATGAGGACGGTAGCAAAACCGCATCGATCAGGTGAACCACGCCATTGCCCGCCTGGATGTCGCTGGCGATGATCGAAGCCCCGTTGACTTGGAGCGTTCCCCGATCGGTTCCAAAGCGGATGACCTCACCCGTCAGTGCCTGCGTCTTGGTGACGCCGAGCAGTTCGCGGGCCTCCAGCCTGCCGGGCACCACGTGCAACGCCAGGATGCTCACCAGTTGTTGTCGATTGGCCGGCTCGAGCAACGCGCCCAGCGCACCATCGGGCAACGCAGCAAACGCGTCGTTCACGGGCGCGAAGACCGTCCATGGCCCATTCTCCGGGCCCAGCTGGTCGGCCAGGCCGGCGGCCTTTATCGCGGCCACCAGCGTGCTGAGCTCGTCGGTCTCTGACGCGATCGCAGTGATCGACCGGAGTTCGGGCATGAGTACGGCATCAACGACGTGCACCACGCCGCCATCGAACGCGACGTCGGTTGCCACGATCGATGCCGTGCCCACCGTCGCACCCCCATCGCTCCCGACCCGCACGCTCTGACCGTTCAGCGTCTCCAGCGACCGGCGGGAAAGAACCTCGGAAGACGATTTCGCACCCGCCACCACGTGGTACGCGAGGATCGATCGAAGCGTCTGCCGGGCCTCGGGTCGCAGCAGTGCGTCGACCTGTTCCTTCGGCAGCGCCGCGAATGCATCGTTCGTTGGTGCGAAGATCGTCACGGGCTCGTCGGGCAGCGTCATCTCGGCCGCCTCGACGAGACGCAACAGCGTCGTGAGTCCGGCTTCGGTCGCGACGGTGGCAAGTTCACCACCGCTGGTCTTCGGGGAAGCGGCGCCCTGCGATCCGTAGGCACGGATCGATCGCACATCGAGCTGGAATGGACCGGGCTGCTTGTCGGAGAGCGACACGCCGATCGATTCGATGTTTGTCGGTATGATCTCGGGCGCGCCCGACACGAGCCGGCCAAACGAATACAACCGGAATCCTTCGAACGGCAGGCGAACGGTCTCCCACGTCCCCTCGGTGGTCTTGAAGTCCTGCTGGTAAGCACCGGCCATCATGCGCACGTTCGAGAGACGCACGTCGAACTTGTACGTCCGCCCGTCGCCACGAACCTCGACCTCGATGCCCTGTGCTCCCTCGAAGTCGGCGCCATCGACCGCGGTCCGAACCTGGCTGAACCCACCGTTGTTCTCCAGGCTCAGGTCGCCGCTGAAGCGCATCACGCCCGACTGCGGCGAAGACACCCGACCGGTGGACAGCCCACCCATCACGCCGTCCACGACGGTGCGCCACCCGTCCACACCGCGCTCGAACTCCATCGAGAAGTCCTGGGCCAGCGTCGTGTCCGAAGAAATCGTCAGGCCGGCCGCGACGATCCCCGCAATCAGCTTCGTCCGCATGTCATATCACTCCCACTCTTGGTTTTGGCCATATCCCCCGCAAAGGAGTTGGCAGGACTCTCAAGTGTGAGCGAACAAATGACCGGCATTCCGGCAAGGCTGCCGAAGCACGGGACAATGGGCGAGATATAGGGGAAGATGCGTACGCAGCATGAAGCCGCGTGACCGAAATGGCCATGCCCCGAAACCAACGCGGCTGCGAAATGCAGCCGCTTCGGGCCGTCGTCTAGTACCCCCCACAGGACTCGAACCTGTAACCCGCTGATTAAGAGTCAGCTGCTCTACCGATTGAGCTAGGGAGGCGTGGGTAGCTCCATTGTACCCTGCCAATCGCCTCAGGCAGGCCTCACTGGATTATCTGGATCGGCATTTTCCCGCAGAATTGCGCCTTCCCTGCAACGATGACGCTCAAAAGCTAGTAAGGCTTTACTAGACTAGCCCGCCCATGGTGGACAACGGAGGTGGCATCATGATCCGCACGATGAACTGGCGAAAGAGCATGGCGGCCGCGGCCGCACTCGTGCCCCTGGCGATGATGGGCGGCTGCAACAACGGCGTGCAAGGCGCCTTCTCGGGCGCGGCCCTGGGCAGCCTGGCGGGCCTGGGCATTGGCTCGGTCACCGGAGACCGCAGCGACGCCGTCACCATGGGCGCCATCCTGGGTGGCGTGGGCGGCGCCATCATCGGCGACCAGAACGCCCGGGCCTCGGCCTACAGCACGCGCAGCGCCCATACCTCGATGGCATACCCAAGCCAGCCTGTGTACGTCGATCGGCCCGTGTACGTCGAACGCTCCGTGTACGTGCAATCACCACCCGCGGTGTACAAGAGCTGGGGCGGCCGGGGGCACTACCCCCACCAGCGGCACTACTACCGCCATCACGCGCCGCGGCACTACCACGGGCATTACGACTACTGCCGCTGAGCGTCAGTCGGTCTTCATCGCCTCGGCAATGCGTCGCAGCGTGTCGGCCCACAGCCCCGCTTCGGCCCGAAGGTCTTCTTCGAGCAGATCGGCAACGGTCACGAGGTCGTCATTCCCAACGGCTCGCTTGAGATCGTCCAGTTGACGGGCGAGCGCGTCGGTACGCTCTTCCAGGGCGCCCTCGGCCGCGTATCCCGAAAGCGGCCTTCCCACCGCGGCCCCGCCCTGAACAACGGCTTGGCGGACGGCCTGCCATGTGCTGAGCAGTTGAGCCAGGGCGCCCATGGCTTCGCTCATTTCGCCGCGGTGGATCATCTCGGCGCACGCGGCGTGCTCGTCCTTCGCGCTCTCCATGGCGTCGGCCGCGTCGAACAGCGTGACCCGGACCAGCGAGGCGGGATCGGTCGACGTCATCTCCAGCACCTGCGCCTCGAGCGGCTCGTCGCTTGGCTCACCCAACTGCTCGCCTTCGACGGGCTGGCCGTCGACCATCACCTCGATGACGATCCGGCCCTGGTCCCGGGCCGCAGCCGCGCCCGCCTCCAACGCCGCCGCCAGCGTGGGACGATCGATCGCCAGGTCTTGACCGTCGAGGGTGGCCTTCATCGGGTAGATTCCTCCGTGCTCATGGCAGGTGCAGATCGGCCACGACGGGCGCGTGGTCGGAGATGCCATCGGCTGCTTCGCGGTCGATCCAGCAGTCCTTCATCGCTTTTTTCGCTGCCGGGTTGGCCAGCAGATAGTCGATCCGCCACCCACGATCGAGCGTGCGGGCCTGTCCGCGATTGCTCCACCAGCTGTAGGGCCCGTGCACGTCGCCGTGCTTCTCGCGGATGACGTCGTGCCAGCCTGCGTCGAAGAGCCCCCCCACCCACTCGCGCTCGTGGGGCAGGAAACCGCTTGTCTTCTGGTTGCTCCGCCAGTGGAAGATGTCCCGCTCGGTATGCGCGACGTTGAAGTCGCCACCGAGCAGCACCGGCGTGCGCTTCCGCCGCAGCGGCTGCACCCACTGGCTGAACTGGGGCATCCACTGCTCCTTGATCGCCTGCCGATGCTCGCCCGAAGAGCCCGATGGCAGGTACACGCTGGCCACCACCAGCCCTCCCACGTCCGCCGAGATCAGGCGGCCCTCCTCGTCTTCCTCGCAGGCGCCGTTGCACAGGCCGAACTTCACCCGCCTGGGCTTGGTCTTGCTCAGCAGGGCCGTACCCGAGTAGCCCTTGCGGGCGGCGGGATTCCACACGATGTGGTACTTGCCGGCATGGATCAGCGGCTCGGGCGCCTGCTCGCGCAAGGCCCGGACCTCCTGCAACAACACGACGTCGGCGTCGATCTCGTCCAGGCGATCACCCAGGCCCTTTTTCCAGGCCGACCGAATGCCGTTGATGTTCCACGTCGCAACTCGCATCGACCAGTGTAAACGCCGCAACGGGCGGGGCAAACGAATCGTCAGCTCGGCACCCATCGCTCGAACGGGCGATCACCGGGAATGCGCAGCGGATGCAGCGGGTCTCCCCCGCGCGACGCGCCCAGGCACCACAGCTCTCGACCGGCCAGCAGGCCCAGCACCGCGGAGGGCCGATCACGACGCCAACGCGCAACCGACGCGCCCCAGCCCACGATCACGCGGTCGGCCGACTCGATCGCGCGAGCCACGTGCATCGTGTTCTGGGGCCCTTCGGGGTCTTCCGCCCGCGCCAGGTCGGCCGGTCTGGTGGCGCGATATCCGTAGAGATTCACGACCACCACGCGCGCCACAGATTCGCACGCCGACGCGCTGAAGGCGCGAACGCGGCGAATCGTCTGATCATCGGTCGTCGCATCGGCGGTGCTGGGGTTCAGCATGACCCACGCCACCGTCGCCGATGCATGAGGATCGAGGATGCGTTCGAGCCGGTAGCGAAAGCGTCCGCACCGGGAAAACACGGCCGACATGCTGGAGGCTAGGCCGAATCGGGCCCATCGAGCCCAAGGGCCTTCATCTTCTTATACAACGTCGTACGGTTGATGGCCAGATCGTCGGCCGTGGCCTGGCGGTTCCAGTCGTTGGCCTTGAGCGCCTTGCGGATGATGCGCTTCTCAGGCTCTCGCAGCGCATCGGCCAAGGGCGTGGGCACCCACGGCGATTCCTGCTCGACCTGGCTGCTTGGACCGGTCGCGGGCGTCAGCGGCCCGGTGGCGTTCTCGATGACCTGCTGGGGCAGATCGTGCAGGCCGATCGTGGGCGTCCGGGTCAACACGGCAGCGCGCTCGACGATGTTCTGCAACTCGCGAACGTTGCCCGGATAGGTGTACCGGCGCAGCGCGTCGATCGCCTCGTCGCTGAAACCAAGCAGCGTCTTGCCAAGTTCTTCGGCGTGCTGCTTCAGGAAGTGCTCGGCCAGCATCGGCACGTCGTTCACGCGATCGCGCAACGGCGGAATCTCGATCTTCACCACGTTGATGCGGTAGTAAAGGTCCTGGCGGAACTTGCCCTCGGCCACCAGGGCCTCGAGATTCTGGTTGCTGGCCAGAACGACGCGCGTATCGACCTCGATGGTCTCGTTGCTGCCCACCGGTTCGAAGCGCCGCTCCTGCAGCACGCGCAGAAGCTTGAGCTGCATGCCCGGGCTGGCACTGTTGATCTCATCAAGGAAAAGCGTGCCGCCGTCGGCCGCGAGGAATCGCCCCGCCTTGTCCGCGTGCGCACCCGTAAACGCGCCCTTGACGTGGCCGAAGAGTTCGCTCTCCAGCAGCGTCTCAGGGATCGAGCCGCACGAGATCTCGACGAATGGCTCGTTCCGCCGCGGGCTGTTCTGGTGGATCGCCCGCGCAATCAGGCTCTTGCCCACGCCGCTCTCGCCGGTCATGAGCACCGTCGTCCGGCTCGGCGCGACGGCCTCGATCAACTCGAAGATCCGCTGCACGCGATGGTCGCGCCCGACGATGCCCTCGAGCCCGTATCGCCCTGCGAGTTGCTGCTTCAGCCGGCGGTTCTCGCTGAGCAGCTTGTGCTGGCCCAGCGCGCGCTCGAGCGATACACGCAGCTCGCTGTCGACCACGGGCTTGGTCAGGTAGTCGCTCGCGCCCAGCCGAAGCGCCTCGACGGCCGACTCGATCGTGCCATAGCCGGTGAGCATGATGACCGCCGCGTCGTGCTCCTTCTGGATGTGCGCGAGCAGGTCCATGCCGCCCATGCCGGGCATCGAGACGTCGCAGATGGCAAGGTCGAACGGGTGCGGCACGCGGCTTGGACCGTCGGTGTGCTGCTCGGCTTTGGCCAGCGCTTCCATGGCTTCGGCCGCATCGAAGGCCGTCGCCGCTTCGTAACCCTCGCGCGTGAGGAACTCGGCCAGACTCTCGGCGATGATCGGATCATCGTCGATCACCAGCACCTTGTGCGTGCCAGTAGACTTTTTGCCAGGGGCTGGAGCGGCTTCGGTGGGCATCGAACTCACCCGATGCTCTGGGCGCCGCGGTCCTGCGGCACGGGGTAGCGGGCTCGCAGCACGGCCCCGCCCCCGCGGCTGGGCGTCAGTTCCAGCGTGCCGCCCATGTCTCTGGCAACCTCGGCGCTGATGGCAAGCCCCAGGCCGAAGCCCTTCTCTTTGCTCGTCACCCCGGGCTCGAAGAGTCGGCTGGAGGCGACCGAGAGATCCAGACCCGGACCGCTGTCGCGGATCTCGAGCACCACCTGGGTTCCGTCGCCCTCGTCTTCTTCCAGTCGCAGCGACAGCGTGACCTTGCCAGGCTTACCCGACCGCTCCACGGCTTCGATGGCGTTGCGCAACCCATTGAGGATCAAGGGGTAGATCGGCCCCGCCGCGACCCTTTCCACCCCGGGTTCCAGACGCCCCTCCAGCTTTGCCAAGGCCTCGGCCGCAGCCGGCCCGACCACCGCCAGCGCGTGCTCGGCCGCCTCAGCCAGAGAAATGGGCGCTCCACGAGCGATCGTGGGCGAGCCAGGCCCGCCAGGGGCCCCACTTAGCGTGGCGTGGAGGATGTCGCACATCCGCTCCATCGCCTGGTAGGCCGTGTTCACGTGCTGGCGAACGCCATCCAGTTCTTGCACGGCCGACGCGCTCAACTCCGCGTCAAGCGACTGCCGCGCCAG
This portion of the Phycisphaerales bacterium genome encodes:
- a CDS encoding DUF1643 domain-containing protein, which produces MSAVFSRCGRFRYRLERILDPHASATVAWVMLNPSTADATTDDQTIRRVRAFSASACESVARVVVVNLYGYRATRPADLARAEDPEGPQNTMHVARAIESADRVIVGWGASVARWRRDRPSAVLGLLAGRELWCLGASRGGDPLHPLRIPGDRPFERWVPS
- a CDS encoding sigma-54 dependent transcriptional regulator, translating into MPTEAAPAPGKKSTGTHKVLVIDDDPIIAESLAEFLTREGYEAATAFDAAEAMEALAKAEQHTDGPSRVPHPFDLAICDVSMPGMGGMDLLAHIQKEHDAAVIMLTGYGTIESAVEALRLGASDYLTKPVVDSELRVSLERALGQHKLLSENRRLKQQLAGRYGLEGIVGRDHRVQRIFELIEAVAPSRTTVLMTGESGVGKSLIARAIHQNSPRRNEPFVEISCGSIPETLLESELFGHVKGAFTGAHADKAGRFLAADGGTLFLDEINSASPGMQLKLLRVLQERRFEPVGSNETIEVDTRVVLASNQNLEALVAEGKFRQDLYYRINVVKIEIPPLRDRVNDVPMLAEHFLKQHAEELGKTLLGFSDEAIDALRRYTYPGNVRELQNIVERAAVLTRTPTIGLHDLPQQVIENATGPLTPATGPSSQVEQESPWVPTPLADALREPEKRIIRKALKANDWNRQATADDLAINRTTLYKKMKALGLDGPDSA
- a CDS encoding ATP-binding protein — translated: MTDAMEQHRDNQGPEGDPRPSRRPAPGVQGMVPVADKLTSLAHDLNNLLDGSMRQLALARQSLDAELSASAVQELDGVRQHVNTAYQAMERMCDILHATLSGAPGGPGSPTIARGAPISLAEAAEHALAVVGPAAAEALAKLEGRLEPGVERVAAGPIYPLILNGLRNAIEAVERSGKPGKVTLSLRLEEDEGDGTQVVLEIRDSGPGLDLSVASSRLFEPGVTSKEKGFGLGLAISAEVARDMGGTLELTPSRGGGAVLRARYPVPQDRGAQSIG